A segment of the Hemitrygon akajei chromosome 10, sHemAka1.3, whole genome shotgun sequence genome:
AACACTTAATGGTGAAAACCAAGACCAGTGAATCCCATAATCATTATAAAGTGTACTGTGCTTTTGTGGTCAGCAAATCCTGAACAAAGTCTAAACAAGGCAAAGGCTgtaccaggagttcccaaccttgggTCCACAAACCCCtctgttaatggtaagggtccatggcataaaataaaGGTTGAGGAGCCCCTGTTCTAGACAGTCAGTCCGAAACACAATCTATACCAGTTTTTTGGCATCTATTAAATCAGAGATTACAAACAGTACTTAAAAGTAGGGAAACCTACTAGTGTTGTCTTCGACccctcagttaaatttgaagaaacttggagaccatttattcaacattttcatacgagttaaactgacttttcctaaaccttattcttatcatctttaattatttggatagaggtgtggagttattgacactactgtgtatatttgatataatgcaatgtcccatgttggttaggtttttttttttgggggggttcttatttttttttccattttctgtaaccactgagtttgggaggttattatatatggattatcaactatttgtatttataccttaacctattaattatgtactctcaagctcgtTGTACtcaatgtttcatttatgtttgtttaaaatcaataaaaagatttaaaagtaGGGAAACCCAAAAATCACTTTTAACTTGGTAAAGacataaaaaaaagaaaactgaTGAAATTAGAAATGCTACTCAGACACAACATTCCAAGGAAGCTTTCTTCAGTTCCTTGTCTACACTATACCTCAAATACTGTTCTAAAGCAAACTGCACTCGATTTCTTGTTCTCATTTTGGTGAACACAAATAAAAATCTTGTTCTTCGAAAGTTTACCTGCAGCTTAGCTTAAATTGTTTAATGATATTACTGATTTTTTCAAATCTGTGTGCATCCCTCTGTTCTTTACATTGATAGTGGGATATCACCTGAAAAAGAGAAGTTATTGTGAGCAGTCACTGTAAAAGGACAAAAGATCAAGATTAAAATGTTCCATTGAAACAGAACACTGTACCGGATATACCAATAGCACACAGCTTGCAATAATGGAGAAAAGTATAAACAATGTAACAGTAGAACTGAGAAAGGAGTGCCATAAATCTGAGATTGCATTTAAATATTTGGTGCATAATAAAAAACATATTTCCCACTCTTGTCATATAATACCCAAATAGTGTatgggaggggaaaaaaaattctaaataaacaaaaaagaTTTTTAAGCAAAGAGGACTGAAGACAAGATCCACTCTCAGAAGGTATAGAGATAGCTTAACCCAATTTAGATTCTTGCATTAGGCCTCAGAGGTTGTACACGCAGCTTTGTCAGAAGCAACAAAATGTAGAATTCATTAACAAAATAAATTTTTTTATAGTTAAATCATCCCAATTCTCAAAATTTAAGTGCAGTCATTACATTTATGTAGGTCAAACTAAACTGACCGAAACTTCTGAACCCAAATAAAATGCAGTTGAACTCAATATTCAACCAAGATACAGAAAACCCTTACCAATTTTAGACTGCACCAACCTCCACAACTCTCTTACAAAGACTCGCATTCTCTAGAAATGCCAATCTTAATGAACAATACCAGGACATATTAGGAATAATTTATATAGCAAACACTATTTAATCTAATATATCATACAGCGATAGATTTTCCAAATAAACAGATCCCCTTAGacattaaaaatattttaaatgatcAACACTAAATCAGGACCTCTGTACAGATTGGGCAGCTagacagaaaaaaaattgttgcattagcttaaaacttaacctttttaaaaaaaaaaaagaaatctgtATTGAATTAGACAaggaaagcacaagagggcttaCAGGGACTGGACTGTACTCAGGAATTCATCTTCAAATGAAGATCACTTCCCTActttttctctttctgcactacttatttaactatttaatatatatatttctgtAACTTAGTTTTTtcttctattatgtattgcattgtactgctgccacaaagacaacaaatttctcaacatataccagtgatattaaacctgtctgAATTGTCACTTTTTAATAGTGACAAGAAGGAAAACTCAAATTAACAATCTCACAAAAATAGTACATTTACTACAATGCACAAGAAAGTGAGCAACTACATTACTGGGCCAAATATCCAAAGGCCTAGACTATGGCAGAGAGTTGAAATCCAACTTCAGCTACTTTTTTCAGTCAAATACTCCACAGATACTCCTCCTTTAGGCACGTACGTTAAAAATAATCATGGAGGCAGGATGTATGGAAGCAATCATCTCATGAGGATCCACACAAATTAACACCACAAGGAGACAAGAAAGAATCTAGAGCACTTACTAGGAATGTAGCCCTTTCAAACAATAGCACCTCATCAGCTTCAATAATCTGAGCAAAGTTCCTCAAGTTGGTTTCTAGTTGTTGTACATTAGGGATCAGCTGGTACACAATGCTTGACCATGCCTAGGAGAAGTGCATTTCAAAAGCATTAGAAAATACCAAAAATGACATTTTGTGCATtgaaaaaaacattttttgacaTGTCATTAAAAATTATCTACCTTCCTGGTAGAAAAGGTGTCAAACTTCAAACATTAATTTTTGCAACGCTATGCAGTCATAAGTGTTAACCCAGCTCCTGGTTGTTCCAAAAGATGGCACGATTGGCAGGGCATCTGTCACATCAAACTAAATCCCTACAAGATAACCACACAGAAGCATCTCCACAGAGCGGCAATGAGGCCAAAGATAATTTCTCCTTGACAGGAGCTCAGGTTAAATATGACATCACTACCAGCACTGTGGCCAACTTCAAAAAGTATTCAGGCAATCAAAATTTTCAGATGTTAAAATTTCCTTTCCTCTCAAATGCAAGATTATTTTCTTATTTCTTCCAAAGTAGGCATCTGTCAGAACTTCTGTTACAGAAGTCCGAACACATGAGGGTTCCATCCAATATATTTTAGAGTTCAGCTGCACAAGCTTTCACAGTATCAGAGTGGTGAACTATACGATGCTCAATGCAAGGATAATTGGTTTCAACTAGGTTAGACTTTTAATCTTTTCCCAAAGCACCACACTGATTTCACATGAAAGAAAGGCTAGTATTTACATACCATTGTTCTTCTCATTTCATGTGATTATTCAGTTTCATTGCATCTATGCTACCTATTTCTACACAGAAGATGAATGAGAAGCAAAGTAAAAGAAAACTACGTGCATTAAATTGAATTTTAAGAAaatatcaggtcacctctaatcTTTTCTTTAAGGTTTTTGAAAAGTCTTATTACATTAAAAATTGATTTGAATTTGTCCAACTTCAAAAAATTTATAGGGGGCAATGCAATAAAATATCATACACAAATGAAAGATGAGATTCTGTAAAAGATCACACATACAACTTTCTTAAAATCTATAACATCAGAAAAGCTATCACCACTTCAAACTAGCTTACTTTATACAAAGTCTCATCCCAGATGGAGGTCCGAAAGCATGTGCACTCTAGAGGACGTGATAAGCGCCTCAGATCATCTTCACGCTccttaaaaatctataaattatatCCAGAGAGATTAGACTCAAGAAAATAAATTCAGCCTTTATACAGAAGTTAGCAATTATTCCTATTATATCTGTGTTAGACCGTAAACTGAAGTGCTCCATTCTGAATTTCAGTTCTGTGTCAAATGAGTACTTTGTACTCATCTAGAAACTGGCATAAACaatgccacaagtcagtgttcaaataggtttaccaatgataaataaaaattttaaactgGCATGGAGTTAATCATTAGAAATTTTGTCACTATGGGCTGTTACTTTAGATCGCAAAGCTGAGGGTATCACAAAGATTTCAGAAATCAAAATCCATTTCACATAACTCCCAATTCAAGTACAGTACTATATATTCAGTTTTTTCAGCTTTCTAACAGTTAACTTGGAACACAATTTCAGATGAGCAACAATATGACATCGAATTATATGCAAGAGCCCAAgttctatttttattaatttactgAACATTGAGCAATGTGACCATACCCACAGCTTATAAGAAAATCAAAACCCAAGAACCAAAGATCTAACTTTTGGGTTACCCTGTTCTGCAATTAATCCATTTCCAAAATGATTGCTCTACTTCAGCAAAATGTTAAATTAGCCAGCTAGCTCACCAAGTCACGCTGATCCTCCTGCACAAGATCCATCTTGTGGACAAGACAAAAAATTTTGGCATCAGGAGAATTTTGAAGAATTGCTTCCAGGCACGACTGGTAGTAATGCATATCTTTCTCCAATTCCCGACTTTCAACATCAAAGACATAAATGAGAACTTCCACATTACGGAATATGTTGTCCCGCTGACTTGTAAAGTAGTTTTCCATGAACGTATCTTGGCTAGGATTTAAACATGATTATCAGTCAAACAAAATCATAACAGTCCAAGATAAAATAATTCCCATATCTACCTTTCCTAGTTGAAATGTTCTTTAAATATTCCAATCTAACCTGTATTATTATATGGTGCATCTCCACCCCCAAATAATATTGCTATCACTTTTATGCCAAATCTTATCATGATTTTATAGTAGTGAAATGGTACAAAGAAGGGAGAAAGACCTTACAACACAAAAAACTAGAGAGAAATatacaggggctccccagggtgcAAGTGGCTTTACTTAATAGAAATCCAACTTCACACAAATTCACCCATacatttttaaagcatttttacAATGTTATCTGAATAAAAAGTTTTGTGTGTTCATTAATGACTGCACGTATTCTATAAATTTATGGATAGTGTCAGGGTGAACATTTGATGGAGAAATTATATCAAGTTTAGTAATACAATATAGGTAACAATAGAAAATGGTGACTTGCAGAAAAGTTGATTGATGGACTACTCTGAAGAATGGAACACACGTGTAACCCAGAGATTTACTGTATATTGGCGAAAATGCATGATTTCAATATTATACGATTCCATTATAACATAATGGGAGGGATAAAATtgtctgtatttactgtgtaAGTGGTTATGGAAGCCAAAAATTAATAGATATGGACAACGGTGCCTAGGAACATACCCACAATACAAAAGAGATGTGGCAGTTTTTAAGTATATTAAGGTGCACAAGTCCCCAGGGCTTGACGATCACTCGTGCTAAAGTAGAGAAGCAACTGCAGGGGCCTTGGTAGAGACACAGTGAATCTTGGTTAATTAAGCAGCCATTTACTTGGCACAACtcttaaaagaacaaaaactaaatcaagaaaatagctggattctctttgcttatttgggactatgctgtttaattggggcaggagaatgttaccaaacagtttctaactagtgtcagtcattaGACATTACACTCTGcttagaaacataaaaacctacagcacaatacaggcccttcagcccacaaagttgtgccgaacatgcccttactttagaaattacctagggttacccatagccctctgtttttctgagcaccatgtacctatccaggagtctcttagaagaccctatagtatccaccttcaccaccatcgccagcagcccattccacgcactcaccactctgcgtaaaaaaaaacttaacccctgacatctcctttgtacctacttccaagcaccttaaaactgtgttctctcgtgctagccatttcagccctgggaaaaaagactctgactatccacatgatcaatgcctatcatcttatacacctctatcaggtcacctcacatacTCCGTTGCTCCATGGAGAAAATACCGAGTTCACTCAAAACTagtctcataaagcatgctccccaatccaggtaacatccttgtaattctcctctgcaccctttctatggtttccacttcattcctatagtgaggtgaccagaactaagcacagtactccaagtggggtctgacaagggtcctatataactgcaacattacctctcggctcctgaactcaatcccacaattgataaaggccaatgcaccatatgctttcttaaccacagaatcaacctgcgcagcagctttgagtgtcatatggactcagaccccaagatccttctgatcctccagagCCATCAGTTTTTAAATACCATCAGTTGCAcgcgtt
Coding sequences within it:
- the rraga gene encoding ras-related GTP-binding protein A; this encodes MPSTAMKKKVLLMGKSGSGKTSMRSIIFANYIARDTRRLAATIDVEHSHVRFLGNLVLNLWDCGGQDTFMENYFTSQRDNIFRNVEVLIYVFDVESRELEKDMHYYQSCLEAILQNSPDAKIFCLVHKMDLVQEDQRDLIFKEREDDLRRLSRPLECTCFRTSIWDETLYKAWSSIVYQLIPNVQQLETNLRNFAQIIEADEVLLFERATFLVISHYQCKEQRDAHRFEKISNIIKQFKLSCSKLAASFQSMEVRNSNFAAFIDVFTSNTYVMVIMSDPSIPSAATLINIRNARKHFEKLERVDGPKHSLLVR